The Coccinella septempunctata chromosome 6, icCocSept1.1, whole genome shotgun sequence genome segment TTTAGAAAAAGGGGACAGAAGGAAGTGTGAGAATTATAGAGGAATTAGCGTCATATCGACAATGGGTAGGATGTATGGTAGACTGTTGAAGGGACGACTGGAGGAGAATATAAAAACCAAGATTGGAGAAGACCAGGCTGGCTTCACAGCAGGAAGATCATGCCAGGACCATATATACACGATACAACAACTCGTCGAAAAAAGAGCGGTACATATAGCTTTTGAGGATCTGCAAAAGGCTTATGATTCTGTACCCCGCATAAAGATCTGGGAAGCATTGGAGAAACTTGACATACCGCAAAATCAGATATCtgcaacaaaaaaattatactcTGAAAACGTAGTATCGGTCAAACTGATGAGGAAAAGGCTAGGAAACAGCTTCAAAACAACTAAAGGTCTACTGCAAGGATGCTCCCACCCTATTCAAGATATT includes the following:
- the LOC123315973 gene encoding uncharacterized protein LOC123315973 yields the protein MGRMYGRLLKGRLEENIKTKIGEDQAGFTAGRSCQDHIYTIQQLVEKRAVHIAFEDLQKAYDSVPRIKIWEALEKLDIPQNQISATKKLYSENVVSVKLMRKRLGNSFKTTKGLLQGCSHPIQDIPRSGTKTLETEM